Proteins from a single region of Strix aluco isolate bStrAlu1 chromosome 5, bStrAlu1.hap1, whole genome shotgun sequence:
- the BTG1 gene encoding protein BTG1, whose amino-acid sequence MHPALYTRASMIREIAAAVGFISKFLRTKGLMNERQLQTFSQSLQELLAEHYKHHWFPEKPCKGSGYRCIRINHKMDPLIGQAAQRIGLSSQELFQLLPSELTLWVDPYEVSYRIGEDGSICVLYEAAPAGGSQNNTNMQMVDSRISCKEELLLGRTSPSKSYNMMTVSG is encoded by the exons atgCATCCCGCCCTGTACACCCGGGCCAGCATGATACGCGAGATCGCCGCGGCTGTGGGCTTCATCTCCAAGTTCTTGCGGACCAAGGGGCTGATGAACGAGCGGCAGCTGCAGACCTTCAGCCAgagcctgcaggagctgctggcag aacaTTATAAACACCACTGGTTCCCAGAAAAGCCATGCAAGGGATCAGGTTACCGATGTATCCGGATCAACCATAAAATGGATCCTCTCATTGGACAGGCAGCACAGCGGATTGGATTGAGCAGTCAGGAACTGTTCCAGCTTCTTCCGAGCGAACTCACTCTATGGGTTGACCCGTATGAAGTGTCCTATCGTATTGGAGAGGATGGCTCAATCTGTGTGCTGTATGAAGCTGCACCAGCAGGAGGTAGCCAAAATAACACCAACATGCAAATGGTAGACAGCAGAATAAGCTGTAAGGAGGAACTTCTCTTGGGTAGAACTAGCCCTTCCAAAAGCTACAATATGATGACTGTATCAGGTTAA